The genomic DNA ACGATTCAAAAGATCGCTCAAATTCCCTCAACTCCAACAGAACCGCACCCCGAGTATTCCAAAATTCCGCCTTCGCATTATCTCTCTGAAGGCACTGCTCTATCCGAAGCCCCGCTTCTGAATAATTTTTCTGCTGCAAAGCAATCACAGCCGCCAGATGCCAACCTTCCGCGTCAAATTGATTGCTGGCGATCATCTTTTGAATCAAAACTTCAGCTTCCTGAAGTCGACCAGCCTGAAATAACTGAAGGGTTTGCTTGTTTGTGGGCATAATTTTGGACGAAGTGAAATGGACATCAGAGAAGGCTGAAACAGGTGACTCTAATGTCATACAATAAAACGCAATGTTTGCATACCTTTCGCAGCAGCGGCTCATCAATCATTCTCTATCTTCGAATGGAAATGATTTTTTTACTTGTTGTACTTCAGCTTAATGTCACTATTTGATAGGAGAGAACTCTCCGAACTCAGCCCCCCAAACCAAACTTAGATAAGTTAATCAAACCGAATCTCGGACACCATCAATAGAGATCTCAACGATCGTCGCATTTCAAGTGTGTCGTCAATCACAATTACTCCACAGAATCCGGCATCAGGTGATACAAGCCACAATCCAGGGCACGGGCCAGCTTTTCAACGGTGGCAATCGTGACGTTTCTTTCTCCACGCTCGACCATGGAGATAAATGTGCGGTGTAGACCTGCCAGTTCTCCCAGTTTTTCCTGAGAGATACCAGCTTGATTGCGAACCGCACGCAATCGGTTTCCAAATCGGATTCGAATGTCTTCCTCTGCCACGCCGTGTCGCCTTTTGCAAGTTGAGATACTTGCAATCAGTTTCGCGACAGCGCATACTATGCATCTGCACACTAAGAGTTACGTGTAACGCATAGTATTCGCCATTATTGTTCACAGATTCGATCGCTGTT from Rubinisphaera italica includes the following:
- a CDS encoding helix-turn-helix domain-containing protein; protein product: MAEEDIRIRFGNRLRAVRNQAGISQEKLGELAGLHRTFISMVERGERNVTIATVEKLARALDCGLYHLMPDSVE